TTGGAAAACATCTCTGATTTATGGAACAGTGCCTTAAAAGAACTAGAAAAAAAGGTCAGTAAACCAAGTTATGAAACGTGGTTGAAATCAACAACCGCACATAATTTAAAGAAAGACGTATTAACAATTACGGCTCCAAATGAATTCGCCCGTGATTGGTTAGAATCGCATTATTCAGAGCTAATTTCGGAAACACTTTATGATTTAACAGGGGCAAAATTAGCTATTCGCTTTATTATTCCCCAAAGTCAAGCTGAAGAGGAGATTGATCTTCCTCCTTCTAAGCCAAATTCAGGACAAGATGATTCCAATCATTTACCACAGAGTATGCTAAACCCAAAATATACGTTTGATACATTTGTTATTGGCTCTGGTAACCGTTTTGCTCATGCTGCTTCATTGGCCGTAGCCGAAGCACCAGCTAAAGCATATAATCCCCTTTTTATTTATGGGGGAGTTGGACTTGGAAAGACCCATTTAATGCATGCAATTGGTCATTATGTAATTGAACATAACCCAAATGCGAAAGTTGTATATTTATCATCAGAAAAATTCACAAATGAATTCATTAATTCTATTCGTGATAATAAAGCAGTCGATTTCCGTAATAAATACCGTAATGTAGATGTTTTATTGATAGATGATATTCAATTTTTAGCAGGAAAAGAACAAACTCAAGAAGAGTTTTTCCATACATTCAATGCATTACACGAAGAAAGTAAACAAATTGTAATTTCCAGTGATCGGCCACCAAAAGAAATTCCAACTTTAGAAGATCGTCTTCGTTCTCGCTTTGAATGGGGGCTCATTACGGATATTA
This Bacillus paramycoides DNA region includes the following protein-coding sequences:
- the dnaA gene encoding chromosomal replication initiator protein DnaA, which codes for MENISDLWNSALKELEKKVSKPSYETWLKSTTAHNLKKDVLTITAPNEFARDWLESHYSELISETLYDLTGAKLAIRFIIPQSQAEEEIDLPPSKPNSGQDDSNHLPQSMLNPKYTFDTFVIGSGNRFAHAASLAVAEAPAKAYNPLFIYGGVGLGKTHLMHAIGHYVIEHNPNAKVVYLSSEKFTNEFINSIRDNKAVDFRNKYRNVDVLLIDDIQFLAGKEQTQEEFFHTFNALHEESKQIVISSDRPPKEIPTLEDRLRSRFEWGLITDITPPDLETRIAILRKKAKAEGLDIPNEVMLYIANQIDSNIRELEGALIRVVAYSSLINKDINADLAAEALKDIIPNSKPKIISIYDIQKAVGDVYQVKLEDFKAKKRTKSVAFPRQIAMYLSRELTDSSLPKIGEEFGGRDHTTVIHAHEKISKLLKTDTQLQKQVEEINDILK